The Deinococcus hopiensis KR-140 sequence GGGTAAGAGCAGAGCCATCAAAAGGACGTCGAAGATGCGGCAAGCACGAGGAGGTGCGGCAGCGCCCGACGAAGCCGGAGTCGGTGATGAACAGTTGTTCAAGGACGAAGACCTGAACCGACAAGCGTCCGTTTGCGCCGCTCTGGGGAACTGGGGTGGTTCCATTTACTCTTCATCCAATACGCCATTTGGGGCCTGCGTAGATAAAGAAAAATCCCATCCAAAACAGCAACGGTGCAACCTTCTGCTCTCGGCTGCACTGAGGTGCTGTGCTCTTCTCATGAGTGCCCACTCCCCGCCGCTCAGAGCGCTCACTGCTTCTTGAAGCGCGTTGCTAGGCTGGAGACGCCCGAGAGGCGGCAAACAGTCTCTCTGCCCATCCAAAATCCGTAGAATGCGCTCCTGGAGGCCCTGCGCCGCCTTGAGCCAATTATCAAAAGGAGCGTATAAGAGTCGGGAAAACGACTCTTCAGATTCCTCTGGTGCAACGGAAAAATCAGATTGTCCTTTGTGAAGGGCTCTTTAGGCGTATAGCTGATCTCCCTGTGGGTATCGCCCTACGGTGAGCGCAGGAGGTACATATGACTGGACCTTACAACCGCCCTCCCGTCCCAGCAACTGAACCTACAGATGTTCCCGCGCCACTTCCTGAGCAGATGCCGGGTGGAGATGACACGGGCCCGGTGATGGACCCACCCATAAATCCAGATACCCCTGGTCTGCCCGTCCCAAGCCCCATGGAGAACCCTGACACTCCTGGGCTCCCCATGCCCGTTCCAGCGATGTAGGAGCCGATCTCGATGAGCCGTTTCGTATTGGTAGGGCGCTGGTTTGGCGAAGTGGGCGACCTTAATCGTGTGTTTCGGGGTGTGGTGGAAGAGCCTGCGGACACTGGGCTTGAGATCGGTCATCCCGTAAGTGTGACGTTCGATATGGGGACCCCAACGGTCCGCGTGACGTCACCTCAGGCCCATGGGCGCTACAGCCTGGAGGGGATGCCATCTACAGATTTCGTACTGGTGAGTTTTCTTTGTCAAGACCGGCAGGTGGGTGGAGAAGCCCGGCTGGAGGAAGAGGAGCAACGTTGGGGTGGTGAAATCTACAGGGGGGCTTCAGACTGAGGCCGCAGCTCCCGTCGAGTCGGGAGTGACGCAATAGGGCATTTGTCAAAAAGATGACTTCTTTTTGATCGAACAGAACGAGCTTGAATGTGCATTGGGGAGAATGGATCTGTGAGGGGTGCCCTTCCTCACCTGCGCAGCGCAATTCAGACAAATGCTCTAAACGGCAAAAGCCCCCGCTGAACAAGGCGGGGGATTGTTGTCAAGAGGTGTGTTGTCATCACGAGGGTTTTTGGGTACGGCGACCAATTCGAGGGCCTCGAGGAGTGTCTTCCCGTCCTCGAGTATGCGCCGGGTCTGGCAAGAGCAAAACGTATGGTGATTTATTTGCGGAGGATCACGTCTGCGTGTGTGTAGAGAGTGCCGCCCCTTGCACTCCCTTGGAACGCAACCATACAAACAAAATCTGCTCGGCGTACCGCGCTGGAGGAATTCTGGAAATCCACCACGCCCTTCAGGTAATACACGCCACCCTGCACCAGGTATTCGGGCTTCGTTACTTGCGAGAACTTGGTTATCCGGGGCGTCTTCAGGTTGTCTTTCGTTTCTGCCTGGCAGGCATGCACGAGGTCTTGCGGCGTGGGTACGGTCTTCACGCTTTTGACGCCGATGTACGGATACTGCTTCTCAATGAAGGTGTAGTGGAGGACCGCCGCCAGTTTCTCGCTACGGACAAGTTTTATACCAGCCGCTCCGACGTTGGCAGGCGTGATCTTGAGGGATTTCTGAGCACCTGCACTGACAGCAGCGATGGCGACCAGTAGGGCTAGAGTTGTCCGCATGCCCTCACATTACGTCTTTGCGCGAACAGGAGTGGCACAACGTGCCGCAGCAGGTGTGATGAACGAAGCCCACACCGCGTTAGGACGCCTTCTCGTACTCGTCAGGAATTTTGGTGCTCACGATGTGCTGTACGCCGTCCTCAAACTTGGCGAGAACATTTGCGGGCTTGCCGCCGGACTGGGGAGGATCAGCACGCGGCAGCTGCGGCCCTCCATGCGCCAATGGGAGCGGCGAGGGGAGGGCGTCATGCGTCATTACCTGCTGCGCGAGCAAGCGCGAGCGCTGGCCACTCAGGAAGCCCCATCGTGCATCTCCCGATTCCCTGGAAGCAGCTGTGGGTCAACGGGAGGCAGATGGACCCTGCGACAGCTCGGCTGGACGGGGACACCATCACGCTGCCCTGTGGCACCCACGAGATCGACAAGCGCACGCAGCTAGGGGAGCTGTATGTCACGCCGCGCACTCTCTGAGAAGCCACTTCAGAGGCTGCAGCTCGTCCTTGTGCCTGGCACCACTGGAGAGCTCTACACGCTGGTGCCGGTCACAACGGGCTTCTACGTGATTCTGGTGGTCTACCTCTCACTGGACGCCCACTTCACCGGCCGGGAAGGGCCGGCCATGACCGGGGAACTGCTAATGGTTCGGTAGAGTGGTCTGATAGAGAAGTAGGCTGGGAGATAAGTTTCCCTCCGTAACGTAGATAGTGCAGTCCCAACGCGAAGCCAAAAGGACCCATTCAATTCCCGAAGTACCTCTCAGACCATTAGATCGTCAATGCGTTGTACTTAGCTCTGATAGGGAGAGCCTCTCCAGCAGTGGTTGAGAGGTCAACGTAAACCACCCCTGGGAAGATCAAAAAAACGCGTCATCACTTGGCTTGCCGCAACCCTCCCAAATTCCACGTGCCGCCCGGTAAGCGGGGGAGACGCGGCGCAGGTCACGCGGGTACTGCGCTGCATCCCAGGCGACGAGAAGCGCGCAGGTGCGGCTTGCCAAGCAGCGGGGTGCGGGGAGGCGCGATGTCACGCTCCCCCTTGCGCACCCGCTACGGGTGCGCGATGCGGCTCTTTTGCCAGAAGTCCAGGAAGGTTTCGATCTGGGCCACGAAGTCCTCGAAAATGGGGGCCTTGACGAGATACGAGTTGGCGTGCAGCGTGTAGGCGGCCTGTACGTCGTTCTCGGCGTTGGAGGTGGACAGCATCACCACCGGCAGCAGGGCCAGCTTGGGATCGGCCTTGATCGCTTCGAGCACCTGCAGTCCGCTCATGCCCGGCATGTTCACGTCCAGCAGCACTACATCAGGCTTCACCTTCTGGTGCCGCAGCATTCTGAGGGCTTCCGCGCCGCTCGACACGCAGGTAAGCACGCAATCGGGGCGCAGTTGCTGAAACGCTTCTGCGGCCAGGAGCTGATCTCCCACGCTGTCATCGACGAGCAGGAAACGTAAGGGGAGGTCCATATCCCTTTACTTAGCAAAAAAAGGGCGTGGGTGTCTGTGCTGTAGTCGTGTCCCGGCCCTCTTCCGGCCATTACAGCACCAGCACCCCGTGGTGCTTGGCTTTGTCCTGCGGTTCAACGTGGATGGTGACGCTCGCGCCGGGCATCTCGCTCCGCAGGGCTTCCTCCAGGCGATCGCAGATGGCGTGCGCTTCTTGCACAGTCATCTCGCCGGGCACCACGAGGTGGAATTCGACGAAGGTCATCCGGCCCGCGTGCCGGGTCCGCAGGTCGTGCATCTCCAGCGCCCCTTCCGCGTGCTCGCTCATGGTTTGCCGGATGCGGGCGTCCGTCGCCGCGTCCACCCCCGCGTCCATGAGGCCGCCAACCGACTCACGCATCAGGCCCCAGCCGCTCCAGAGGATATTTCCGGCCACCAGCAGCGCCAGGGCCGGGTCCAACCACGCCAGCCCCGTTGCCTGCGCGAGCACCACGCCGACCACCACGCCCACGCTGGTCATCACGTCGGTCAGGATGTGTCGCCCGTCGGCGAGCAGCGCCGGGGACCGGAGCGCCCGTCCCTGCCGCAGCAGCACACCCGCCCAGGCGGCGTTGATCGCGCTCGCCCCGATGTTTACCAGCAGGCCGAGGAGGGGCGCTTCCACCGCCCTCGCGTGCAGGAGGCCGGGGGCCGCCTCGCGCACGATGGCAAGGGCCGCCAGCACGACCAGGACGCCCTCGGCCACCGCGCTGAAATACTCGGCCTTGGTGTGGCCGTAGGGGTGGTTGGCGTCGGCGGGGCGGGACGCCACGTGCAGGGCGATCAGGGCGGCCAGGGCCGCCGCCACGTTGATGATGCTCTCCAGCGCGTCCGAGTACAGGGCCACGCTGCCGGTCAGGGCGTAGGCCAGAAACTTGAGGCCCAGCACGGTGGCGGCCACCACCACGCTGAGCAGGGCCAGTCCCGTCGCGCGCTCCATACGGCCAGCAGCCTAACAGGCCTGGGGGCGGAGCTGAGCACATCGGGCGGGCACCACCGGGGGCAATGCGGGCAGTACCGCAGCGGGAACGGGCGGCGTACAGTGAAGGGGCGCCGCTCCTCCCGCGCCTGCTGGGCGGCCTCCTCGTGCTGGCGCTGTCTCTCGGGGCTGGCGGGGGAGATGGACTTGCGCATCTCCGCTCCTGTTGTCCCCGTTCCGGTGAGCGTTTCTCCCTCTGGACTCCGCCCGGCGAGAAGGTGGGCGCCGGGAATTGTGGAGCGA is a genomic window containing:
- a CDS encoding response regulator: MDLPLRFLLVDDSVGDQLLAAEAFQQLRPDCVLTCVSSGAEALRMLRHQKVKPDVVLLDVNMPGMSGLQVLEAIKADPKLALLPVVMLSTSNAENDVQAAYTLHANSYLVKAPIFEDFVAQIETFLDFWQKSRIAHP
- a CDS encoding cation diffusion facilitator family transporter, producing the protein MERATGLALLSVVVAATVLGLKFLAYALTGSVALYSDALESIINVAAALAALIALHVASRPADANHPYGHTKAEYFSAVAEGVLVVLAALAIVREAAPGLLHARAVEAPLLGLLVNIGASAINAAWAGVLLRQGRALRSPALLADGRHILTDVMTSVGVVVGVVLAQATGLAWLDPALALLVAGNILWSGWGLMRESVGGLMDAGVDAATDARIRQTMSEHAEGALEMHDLRTRHAGRMTFVEFHLVVPGEMTVQEAHAICDRLEEALRSEMPGASVTIHVEPQDKAKHHGVLVL